Part of the Candidatus Hydrogenedens sp. genome, ATTTAGTTCAGGCGGATATTGTTTGCCCATCATTAGATGCAGGGAATGACTATACTTTTCAAAGAGTTAACCGACCCATACCCACTATTGATTTTGATACTTTTTTGAATGGTTTAATTCAGTTCCGTAGAGAGTATCACGGGCAAATATGGTTGGAAGTGCTTTTGATAAAGGGTATAACAGATACCCAGGAAGAGGTCGTTCAAATTGCACAATGTGCCGCTCAGATAAATCCTGACCGTATCCATTTGAATACGGTAACGCGTCCCCCTTCTGATATTTCAATAACAGGTTTAACCCTTTCAGAATTGGAAGAGTTTGCATCATTATTTACACCCACAGCAGAAGTCATTGCAGAATATCCCACAGTCTCCGAAGTTATTACATCAGCAAAAGATATACAGCAAGAAGATATTTTAAATGTAATACAAAGGCACCCCTGTTCATTGAAGGAATTATCCTTTGCGCTGAGTGTTTCAGAAGAAATGTTAAAACCTGTTTTGAAAGATTTAATACACCAAGATAAAGTGGAAGTTTTTAATATTCGCGGTAGAGAATTATTCCGTTATAAAAACAAATAGGTTAACTTGTTCTACCACACCTCTATCATCTCAATTCCTAAAAAATTGTTTTTATTCTATCAAGGATTATTCTACTACAAAAATATAAGGTCCCCAACTATTGGCTTCATCGGCTTTGGGCAATTTATTTGTTGCGTGAATTTTTACACCCGGCCTCACTTCTACATCGTATTCAAG contains:
- a CDS encoding radical SAM protein; the protein is MNHVFGPVYSRRLSKSLGIDLVPFKTCTQDCVYCQLGPTTCKLLERGSFCNVGKIITELKQKLEQVSPDFITLVGSGEPTLCKELGEVISEIKKITSIPVAVLTNGSLLFQSDVRNDLVQADIVCPSLDAGNDYTFQRVNRPIPTIDFDTFLNGLIQFRREYHGQIWLEVLLIKGITDTQEEVVQIAQCAAQINPDRIHLNTVTRPPSDISITGLTLSELEEFASLFTPTAEVIAEYPTVSEVITSAKDIQQEDILNVIQRHPCSLKELSFALSVSEEMLKPVLKDLIHQDKVEVFNIRGRELFRYKNK